A window of Macrotis lagotis isolate mMagLag1 chromosome 1, bilby.v1.9.chrom.fasta, whole genome shotgun sequence genomic DNA:
GAAGACTTTAGTTGGATATAAGGAAATATTGTCTAATAATTAGAGTTGTGAAACAATAAAAGCCTTCCTTATGTGATGCACACTATTTGTCAAAGAAAGGgctaaaaaaacatttattcagaAGATCAGTCCAGAAGACAAGACTAGCATAAGTAGCTGGAAATTATAGAGGGGAAGATTTTACCTCAATATGCAGAAGTATTTTCtttaccccttcattttatagatttattccatttctttttgaacaatattttatttctcaattgcacacagattttttttcaacatttaatatttatctttttgtaaactcttgagttccacatttttccaccccTTCTCCCTTCATTCTCCCTCCTCATGACATAAactaatctgatataggttatatgtgtgcgttcatgtttaacatatatacatattagtcatgttgtaaaaaaaaatcagaattgaagtAACCAAAatgtgagaaaatgaaaaaaccataaggcaagttttaaaaagtgatgatTAAATGCTttgtctacattcagattccatattttttcctctgaatgttgATTGTATTTCCTATCATTTGTCTTTCAGAAAAATCCTAGATCACTCAACTATAGAGGGGAGAGAAGTACATCATAACTGATTATCACACAAAGTTGCtattaatgtgtgcaatgttctcctggttctgctcacttctctcagcatcagttcatgcaagttctTCCACTTTTTGGAAGTCTGTCtgctcataatttttttaaaataatagtactccatcacattcatataccataatttgcttagctattccccaattgatggggaattttccttcattcccagtaccaaaagagctgctaaaatgctttgtacatgtgggtcctttttatgatctccttgggatacaaacctagaagagtattgttagatcaaaggatatgcagctCTATTGtcctttggcatagttccaataTGGCAGCCTTTTCTAACAGAGCTGTCCAACAATGGAATGCCTTTCTTTAGGGAAAGTGTATTAAGGGCCATTGAAACTGTTGAATTAACAGGGTCCTATGGATGATAGGGTGGGACACCATACTAGGTTACCTCTTAGTTTCCTTCCAACATTAGATTCTATAATTCCACAGGTTACATCCACACATCAAATTCCTGTTGGCTCCTTTCTAAAGAAGCAAAAAGAACATGAGCCATACCAATCAGACCTGGGTTACAGAATTTCTTCTTCTGGGTATTTCTGATGATCCTCAGATTCAACTGCTACTCTTTGTATTGTTCCTGATGGTCTACTTGGTTACTGTTTTTGGAAATCTGCTCCTCATCTCCCTGGTTCTGACTGATTCACAGCTTCATACACCCATGTACTTTTTCCTGTGCAACTTGTCTACAGCTGACCTCTTCTTTTCTACCACCATTGTTCCCCAAGCCCTATTCAACTTGCTTTCCAGGAGGAAGACTATTTCCTTCATAGGATGTGCAGCTCagcttcttctcttcctcctttttggtTGTTCAGAGTGTGCACTGCTAGCTGTGATGTCTTATGATAGGTACTTGGCAATCTGTGATGCCATGCACTATCCTCTCATCATGACAGGAAGAGTGTGTGCCCACCTATCCTTGGGGTGCTGGGCTAGTGGTATGCTAGTGTCCTTAGTGGTTAGCACATTTACACTAAGACTTCCTTATCAAGAAGACAATAAGATTGATCATTTCTTTTGTGAGCCCCCAGCAATCCTGGCCCTGGCATCTGCAGACATCCACAGTGCAGAGACAGTCAT
This region includes:
- the LOC141517326 gene encoding olfactory receptor 2D2-like; the protein is MSHTNQTWVTEFLLLGISDDPQIQLLLFVLFLMVYLVTVFGNLLLISLVLTDSQLHTPMYFFLCNLSTADLFFSTTIVPQALFNLLSRRKTISFIGCAAQLLLFLLFGCSECALLAVMSYDRYLAICDAMHYPLIMTGRVCAHLSLGCWASGMLVSLVVSTFTLRLPYQEDNKIDHFFCEPPAILALASADIHSAETVIFLMGVLILLAPVSLILVSYGSIIVTVFKMKTTSGSLKAFSTCGSHLLVVTLFYGSGIICYMIPKSAKLLGKLMSMFYSVITPMLNPLIYSLKNKDVKKALRNAANKRLFCKL